The nucleotide window TTCTTAACTGCACTCCAGGCAACTTTGTGTGCAGCTTCCTCTCTTGTAGTGTCTCCACGTCGTTCGGAAGGCTCTTTATACTCTTCCCAGGCACTATTGAAAGCTTCCCTGTAAATGTCCTGTCCGTGCTCCGGCAAATTTTCCCTAACCGTTTTCGGTAGTTCGGAATTTGAT belongs to Methanosarcina barkeri 3 and includes:
- a CDS encoding ChaB family protein, which codes for MSYKSNSELPKTVRENLPEHGQDIYREAFNSAWEEYKEPSERRGDTTREEAAHKVAWSAVKKVYEKDSKGNWVKK